The following coding sequences are from one Musa acuminata AAA Group cultivar baxijiao chromosome BXJ1-6, Cavendish_Baxijiao_AAA, whole genome shotgun sequence window:
- the LOC135676085 gene encoding probable protein phosphatase 2C BIPP2C1, whose protein sequence is MAEILFAGHLDLRLGPDSFKLSPHPPTPLPLGRLLSRPPSLPLPRSRTVTKPLSRSFSEILSVTECSDGSTIFRFGDATEVKRDEVAASGNSVLEKDVENSGKADAKDPTESDSCEMSQETPKRSDLEMKGLEPVVIGDVTAEGVYSLGRTYREPVEMVPKIGAGVCLEETAVASEEKITVTEVEKPEATRESCGNGELKGLAAQLSQESCVSAIDDVGSLIEDEEEDVNSVDVGNKVDEAKCCVEWTNILIGHASGNDDKVVRDIDSDIHVSPEDQVVQSLDEDSDSALRASVRSVSPAKCMDMEVNSVSETTQLSSSSCMDESEGESSYGTQVEKAPEYSEGRTSDMDIDFGDNSLDEMTFEATKEHKESRSPDVDDEVKDVHGDGMLQRSGSFENLEIPVHETIQIMEAQFEDIGASQVSRAAQDITDVDVELISSYADDHGDSNTVESLVKAETIDGMRQDENAEVAGYNRVDQVPAHLLSLSSGAAILPHPSKALTGGEDAYFVALNNWFGVADGVGQWSLEGINAGLYARELMENCERFVSKYEGTKPDEILTKAAAEASSPGSSTILVGYFDGQVLHVANIGDSGFILIRNDTVFIRSTPMVYGFNFPFQIQRGDDPSRYIEMYKIDLHEEDVVVTATDGLFDNLYEHEVADIVSKSLQASLKPREIAEILATMAQELGRSASARSPFADAALAAGYPGFTGGLVCLPSFTLVVQLHESEE, encoded by the exons ATGGCGGAGATCCTCTTTGCTGGGCACCTCGACCTCCGTCTTGGCCCCGACTCCTTCAAGCTCTCCCCTCATCCTCCAACGCCCCTCCCTCTCGGTCGCTTGCTCTCCAGACCGCCTTCGCTGCCTCTGCCGAGGTCCAGGACCGTGACGAAGCCCCTCTCTAGATCCTTCTCGGAGATACTATCCGTCACCG AGTGCTCCGACGGCAGCACCATCTTCCGATTTGGTGATGCGACCGAGGTGAAGCGGGACGAGGTTGCTGCTTCTGGAAACAGTGTTCTTGAGAAGGATGTGGAAAACTCGGGGAAAGCGGACGCGAAAGATCCAACGGAAAGTGATTCTTGTGAGATGAGCCAAGAAACACCAAAACGATCCGATCTTGAGATGAAGGGATTGGAACCAGTCGTAATTGGTGACGTAACAGCTGAAGGAGTCTACAGTTTGGGTCGGACATACCGGGAACCGGTCGAGATGGTTCCAAAAATTGGAGCTGGGGTCTGTTTGGAGGAGACTGCGGTAGCCAGTGAAGAAAAGATTACTGTTACCGAGGTAGAGAAGCCAGAAGCAACCAGGGAATCTTGTGGTAACGGAGAATTGAAGGGGTTGGCCGCACAACTAAGCCAAGAAAGCTGTGTCTCTGCAATAGATGATGTTGGATCTTTGAtagaagatgaggaagaggatGTAAACTCCGTGGATGTTGGCAATAAGGTTGATGAAGCAAAGTGTTGTGTTGAGTGGACAAACATATTAATAGGACATGCTTCTGGCAATGATGATAAGGTAGTACGAGATATTGATTCGGACATTCATGTTTCACCAGAAGATCAGGTTGTTCAGTCTCTGGATGAAGATTCTGATTCTGCTTTGAGAGCATCAGTGAGATCAGTTTCTCCGGCTAAATGCATGGATATGGAGGTGAATTCTGTCAGTGAAACTACACAATTATCGAGTAGTTCTTGTATGGATGAGTCAGAGGGTGAATCAAGCTATGGAACTCAAGTAGAAAAGGCACCAGAATATAGTGAAGGGAGAACCTCTGATATGGACATTGACTTTGGAGATAACTCACTTGATGAAATGACTTTTGAAGCAACTAAAGAACATAAGGAATCAAGAAGCCCTGATGTGGATGACGAGGTGAAAGATGTTCATGGTGATGGAATGCTCCAACGTAGTGGTAGTTTTGAGAATCTAGAAATCCCAGTTCATGAGACTATTCAAATCATGGAAGCCCAATTTGAAGATATCGGGGCTTCACAAGTGTCTAGGGCAGCTCAGGACATCACTGATGTGGATGTGGAATTAATCTCTTCTTATGCAGATGACCATGGGGACAGCAATACTGTTGAAAGCTTAGTCAAA GCTGAAACCATTGATGGAATGAGACAAGATGAGAATGCTGAAGTTGCAGGTTATAATAG GGTGGACCAGGTACCAGCACACTTGCTTTCCTTGTCTTCTGGAGCTGCAATCTTACCTCATCCTTCAAAG GCATTGACAGGTGGTGAAGATGCGTACTTTGTGGCTTTGAATAACTGGTTTGGTGTAGCTGATGGAGTCGGACAGTGGTCCCTAGAAG GAATCAATGCGGGGTTATATGCCAGAGAACTGATGGAGAATTGTGAGAGATTTGTCTCAAAATATGAAGGAACTAAACCAGATGAAATCTTAACCAAGGCTGCCGCTGAAGCAAGTTCTCCAGGCTCGTCCACGATTTTGGTTGGTTATTTTGATGGACAG GTTCTTCATGTAGCTAATATTGGAGATTCTGGATTTATTCTGATAAGGAATGACACAGTTTTCATAAGGTCTACTCCGATGGTTTATGGGTTTAACTTTCCCTTCCAGATTCAGAGGGGTGATGACCCTTCGAGATACATTGAG ATGTACAAAATTGACTTGCATGAAGAGGATGTTGTTGTGACCGCAACTGATGGCCTGTTCGACAATCTATATGAGCATGAAGTAGCAGACATTGTGTCAAAATCGCTGCAAGCGAGTCTGAAGCCCAGG GAAATCGCAGAGATCCTAGCAACAATGGCACAGGAATTGGGGAGATCAGCATCTGCTAGAAGTCCATTTGCAGATGCAGCCCTTGCAGCTGGGTATCCTGGCTTCACTGGAG GTCTTGTTTGCTTGCCATCTTTTACTTTGGTAGTACAGCTGCATGAATCTGAAGAATAA